From Deltaproteobacteria bacterium, the proteins below share one genomic window:
- a CDS encoding FixH family protein, protein MKRVVLLLIILAFAVGTVWGKNYEVIKKVDEYTIKVEIDRNPPIVGNNNVTITISDASGKPVTDAKVKVGYSMPAMSGMPAMNYKTDMILKGNEYMAKVEFSMAGSWNVEIQITQGQKVKKVKFNVDVK, encoded by the coding sequence ATGAAAAGAGTTGTCCTTTTGTTGATAATTTTGGCTTTCGCCGTCGGGACGGTCTGGGGCAAAAATTATGAAGTGATCAAAAAGGTGGATGAATATACCATAAAAGTCGAAATTGATAGAAATCCCCCGATAGTCGGTAATAACAATGTGACCATTACGATCTCTGATGCTTCCGGAAAACCGGTGACCGATGCCAAGGTGAAAGTGGGATATTCCATGCCGGCCATGTCCGGGATGCCGGCTATGAACTACAAAACCGATATGATCTTGAAGGGGAACGAATACATGGCCAAGGTGGAATTTTCCATGGCCGGTAGCTGGAATGTTGAGATTCAAATAACACAGGGCCAGAAGGTTAAAAAGGTTAAATTCAATGTAGATGTCAAATAG